The following is a genomic window from Candidatus Acidiferrales bacterium.
TCCCATTCGGGCAGTTCGGGCAACTCGGGAGCCGGAGACCAACGATGGTGCGTTTTCCTGCGGCGAGGCAGGTGACTTGAGCTGTGGTAAGCTCCCATTGCCTCCAGGCTTTTTTGGGTCACTCCAGGCGGCTATGCCCGAACTGCCCGAAGTCGAAACGATCGTTCGTGGCCTGCGCGCGCGCGTGCTGGGCCGGCGGATTTCGAGAGTGATCCTGCGGCGGTCCGACATACTTCTCTCCGCGCCTGAAGATTTTGCCGGCGAACTTACTTCCCGGAAGATTGCCGGCGTGTTTCGCCACGGGAAGTACATCATCATCCGGTTGGATCGGGACGACGTCCATCTGCCCGGCAAGTTCCTTCTCATCCATCTCGGGATGACCGGACAGATGATCCTCGCCGAGCGAAATCAGGTCGAACCGCGTCACACCCATGTGGTCCTGGCGCTCGAGGATGGCCGGAGTGAACTTCGCTATGCCGATTTCCGGCGCTTCGGCAGGCTGGCCTTGCTGGATGAGGATCAGCTCCGGTCGGCGCTGCGGTCGCTGGGCCCGGACCCTCTGAGGATTCGCCCGCGTGACTTCGTCGAACGCCTCCGCAAACGCCGCGCGACCATCAAGGCGGCGCTCTTAAACCAACGTGTCCTGCGTGGGCTCGGAAACATCTACGCCGACGAGAGCCTGTTTCGCGCGCGAATTCATCCTGGACGCCGCGCCCATCGCCTGAGGGACAAGGAATTGCTCCGGCTGCACGGCGCCATCGGCCGCATCTTGCGAGCTGCTATCGCCCGCCAGGGCTCGACCGTCTCGAACTACGTCAACCTTGCCGGTGAAGCGGGAAGTTTCCAGAAGCTACACAAGGTTTACCGCCGGCGCGGCCAGCCCTGTCCGCGCTGCCGGACGAAGATTGTTCGCGTGGTGGTAACCGGACGAGGAAGCTACTGCTGCCCGCGTTGCCAGCGTGGTTCAGCGCGAGTTGTCTTGTAGGGGCAAGCTTCAGCTTGCCCGATTTTGGGGCTTTTTCAGAAACCTATCCAGAGGGGATTGCCGGGAGATTCAAACGCTCGCGGCCGCCAGGGCCTGCGGGCCGAGCGCGGCCGCAATTTTCCCGACCCAATCGCTTCGCGACCCGGATTCCAGCCAGCAGACCCTGTCCGCAAACGGAGCAAAAGGCGGTTGACGCATGAGCCCATCGAGCAGCTCGTGAATGCGACGCTGAAACTGCCGGTCTTCGGAGCGAAAACCGTCCGGCGGAATTTCCGCCTCCAGGATGGGGACTCCGATCAGGAGATCATAGGTGCCAAGCCACCGTTCGAGCCACGCTTCCAGGTTGGGCTGGCGCCCGCACTTGTTCACCAGGTAGCAGTAGTTATCAATCACG
Proteins encoded in this region:
- the mutM gene encoding bifunctional DNA-formamidopyrimidine glycosylase/DNA-(apurinic or apyrimidinic site) lyase; this encodes MPELPEVETIVRGLRARVLGRRISRVILRRSDILLSAPEDFAGELTSRKIAGVFRHGKYIIIRLDRDDVHLPGKFLLIHLGMTGQMILAERNQVEPRHTHVVLALEDGRSELRYADFRRFGRLALLDEDQLRSALRSLGPDPLRIRPRDFVERLRKRRATIKAALLNQRVLRGLGNIYADESLFRARIHPGRRAHRLRDKELLRLHGAIGRILRAAIARQGSTVSNYVNLAGEAGSFQKLHKVYRRRGQPCPRCRTKIVRVVVTGRGSYCCPRCQRGSARVVL